Proteins from a genomic interval of Papaver somniferum cultivar HN1 chromosome 4, ASM357369v1, whole genome shotgun sequence:
- the LOC113276028 gene encoding ubiquinone biosynthesis protein COQ4 homolog, mitochondrial-like, with the protein MLQGGRIKLKGWQQAAVAVGSAFGALMDPRRADLIAALGETTGKPAFERVLERMKNNPEGRAMLLERPPISANVGHAWDLPENTFGAAYARFMGSRNFSSDDRPPVRFMETEELAYVAMRAREVHDFWHTLFDLPTNLIGESALKVIEFRQMYLPMCLLSVIGGTARFNEKQRALFFKHYLPWATRAGMECTDLMCIYYEQHFHEDLDVVRKRWGITPAPAPPK; encoded by the exons atgctgCAAGGTGGACGTATCAAGCTTAAAGGGTGGCAGCAAGCGGCTGTTGCTGTTGGCTCAGCATTTGGTGCACTAATGGATCCAAGGCGGGCGGATTTGATAGCAGCTTTAGGGGAGACAACTGGAAAACCAGCTTTTGAGAGAGTTTTAGAGAGGATGAAAAACAACCCAGAAGGCAGA GCTATGTTGTTGGAGCGTCCACCAATATCTGCTAATGTGGGCCATGCATGGGACCTACCAGAAAACACATTTGGTGCAGCTTACGCGAGATTTATGGGATCAAGAAACTTCTCTTCTGATGACCGTCCACCAGTTCGCTTCATGGAGACCGAGGAACTTGCATATGTGGCAATGCGAGCCCGTGAGGTGCATGATTTCTGGCATACCCTATTTGATCTCCCAACCAACTTAATCGGTGAGTCTGCACTCAAGGTCATTGAATTCAGGCAGATGTATCTACCGATGTGCCTGTTGTCAGTTATTGGTGGCACGGCTAGGTTTAACGAGAAGCAAAGGGCTCTGTTCTTCAAACACTATTTGCCATGGGCAACACGAGCTGGTATGGAGTGTACAGATCTTATGTGCATCTACTATGAACAGCATTTCCATGAGGATTTAGACGTTGTTCGTAAAAGATGGGGAATAACTCCTGCTCCTGCCCCTCCCAAATAG
- the LOC113276029 gene encoding transmembrane protein DDB_G0273707/DDB_G0273361-like, whose amino-acid sequence MSMMQLTKCSPHNLFILPTSIPSPWVSSFSYSPSSPSLPSRSRISSSNINRGNQLSNLLFLNDNERRNQINTSRSRRRSETGRSKTFFIASSSSSWSSWKRDATAPSPPLSDIIWPAAGAFAAMAMLGKIDQMLSPKGISMTIAPLGAVCAVLFCAPSSPAAKKYNMFMAQIGCAAFGVLAFTVFGPGWLARSVSLAASIAFMTYTGTMHPPAASLPILFIDAAKLHQLNFWYVLFPGAAGCILLALMQEIVCYLKDNFKF is encoded by the exons ATGAGCATGATGCAGCTCACAAAATGCAGTCCGCATAATCTGTTCATATTACCAACATCAATACCTTCACCTTGGGTATCTTCTTTTTCGTATTCGCCATCTTCTCCATCGCTTCCGTCTCGCAGTCGAATAAGTAGTAGTAATATTAATAGAGGAAACCAATTAAGCAACTTGCTATTTCTAAATGATAAtgaaagaagaaatcaaataaatacaagtagaagtagaagaagaagcgaAACTGGTAGATCGAAGACATTTTTTAttgcatcttcatcatcatcctggTCTTCTTGGAAGCGTGATGCTACAGCTCCATCCCCTCCTCTCAGCGACATCATATGGCCCGCTGCAG GAGCATTTGCTGCAATGGCAATGCTGGGAAAAATAGATCAAATGTTGTCACCAAAAGGAATCTCAATGACCATTGCACCTTTAGGAGCTGTTTGTGCCGTGCTTTTCTGCGCTCCTTCCTCCCCTGCTGCTAAg AAGTACAATATGTTCATGGCTCAGATTGGTTGTGCAGCATTTGGGGTTTTAGCTTTCACAGTTTTTGGTCCGGGATGGCTTGCTAGGAGTGTCTCTCTCGCTGCATCAATAGCTTTCATGACGTACACCGGCACAATGCATCCTCCAG CTGCAAGCTTGCCAATACTATTCATCGATGCAGCAAAGTTGCATCAATTGAATTTTTGGTATGTTTTGTTCCCCGGTGCTGCAGGATGCATTCTCCTTGCTTTGATG CAAGAGATTGTGTGTTACTTGAAAGACAACTTCAAGTTTTGA